The Aurantiacibacter gangjinensis genome includes a region encoding these proteins:
- the uxaC gene encoding glucuronate isomerase — protein sequence MPKLELNENRLFPADPTTRDIARRLYAEVRDLPIISPHGHTDPSWFADNEAFSNPADLLITPDHYVFRMLYSQGIRMEDLGVPLSGGGTSANPREVWRIFAQNYHLFDGTPSRIWHDWVYSKVFGLEETLSAETADHYYDVIDAKLQEDAYRPRALFERYNIEVIATTEDPLDPLDHHAKLQADGWGKKVITAFRPDNVLDPDYEGFAANVRTLGEITGFETTDYQGYLDALIDRREYFKRHGATSSDHGHPTAATADLSRAEAEALFAKALAGDCSAQEAETFRGHMLVEMARMSLDDGLVMQIHPGSHRNHNAMVFERFGRDKGADIPTRTDYVDALRPLLSRYGNEPSLTVILFTLDETVYSRELAPLAGHYPVLKLGPPWWFHDSPEGMRRFREQATETAGFYNTVGFNDDTRAFLSIPARHDLARRMDCGFLARLVAEHRMLEDDAHRVAQDLTYNLAKAAYRL from the coding sequence GTGCCTAAGCTCGAACTCAATGAAAATCGCCTTTTTCCGGCCGATCCGACCACGCGAGATATCGCGCGCCGGCTATATGCCGAAGTACGCGATCTCCCAATCATCAGTCCGCACGGCCACACGGATCCGTCATGGTTCGCCGACAATGAAGCCTTTTCGAACCCCGCCGATCTGCTGATCACGCCGGACCATTATGTGTTTCGCATGCTGTATAGCCAGGGCATCCGCATGGAGGATCTGGGTGTGCCGCTCTCCGGTGGGGGGACCTCCGCCAATCCTCGCGAGGTGTGGCGCATCTTCGCACAGAATTATCATCTGTTCGATGGCACGCCATCGCGGATCTGGCACGATTGGGTGTATTCGAAGGTGTTCGGCCTCGAAGAGACGCTGAGTGCGGAAACTGCCGATCACTATTACGACGTGATCGATGCGAAATTGCAGGAAGACGCTTATCGTCCCCGCGCCTTGTTCGAGCGATACAATATAGAGGTCATCGCTACAACCGAAGATCCGCTGGATCCGCTCGATCATCATGCCAAGCTTCAAGCCGATGGTTGGGGCAAGAAAGTCATCACGGCATTCCGCCCCGACAATGTCCTTGATCCGGATTACGAAGGGTTCGCCGCGAATGTCAGGACACTAGGTGAGATAACCGGCTTCGAGACGACTGATTATCAGGGGTATCTCGACGCGCTGATAGACCGCCGCGAGTATTTCAAAAGGCATGGGGCGACGTCGAGCGATCACGGTCATCCTACTGCGGCCACGGCCGATTTGTCGCGCGCAGAAGCAGAAGCGCTGTTCGCGAAAGCTCTTGCGGGCGATTGTTCCGCTCAAGAGGCGGAGACTTTCAGGGGTCACATGCTTGTCGAGATGGCGCGCATGAGCCTTGATGATGGTCTGGTGATGCAAATTCACCCGGGCAGTCATCGAAACCACAATGCCATGGTGTTCGAGCGGTTCGGACGCGACAAAGGCGCAGATATCCCTACGCGCACCGACTATGTCGACGCCTTGCGCCCCTTATTGAGCCGCTATGGCAATGAACCTTCTTTGACGGTCATCCTCTTTACTCTGGACGAAACGGTGTACTCGCGCGAACTCGCTCCGCTCGCCGGCCATTATCCTGTGTTGAAGCTCGGTCCGCCATGGTGGTTCCATGACAGTCCGGAAGGGATGCGGCGTTTCCGTGAGCAAGCGACGGAAACCGCAGGCTTTTATAATACCGTCGGCTTTAACGACGATACGCGCGCATTCCTCTCCATTCCCGCTCGCCACGATCTTGCGCGTCGGATGGATTGCGGTTTTCTGGCCCGGCTGGTTGCCGAGCATCGGATGCTGGAAGACGATGCGCATCGCGTCGCACAGGATCTGACATACAATCTGGCCAAGGCTGCCTACCGCCTGTGA
- a CDS encoding FadR/GntR family transcriptional regulator: MAQRRLYERIAEALSGEIVAGRHPVGKKLPSERELSARFEVSRPTIREALIALEVDGLVEVVTGSGVFVRSDKRKRGLPAKRDVGPFELLEARAHIEGEAAALAAQHIDDDEVMALEALVAEMETENGRDVVMSEDADRRFHMAIAAATKNSAMEQAVEALWEARNQSLQNVRFLEKVRAEGIKPRIDEHMAVMTALKNRDPNAARAAMRTHLRGVADMVFQATEAEAVERARAEVASQRRRFQLGE, encoded by the coding sequence GTGGCGCAAAGACGCCTTTACGAACGCATTGCTGAAGCCCTGTCGGGCGAGATCGTTGCCGGTCGCCATCCGGTGGGTAAAAAATTGCCGTCGGAGCGGGAGCTTTCCGCGCGCTTCGAAGTCAGTCGTCCGACAATTCGCGAAGCCCTGATCGCACTCGAAGTAGACGGTCTGGTAGAAGTAGTCACCGGTTCCGGTGTCTTTGTCCGGTCGGACAAGCGCAAGCGGGGCTTGCCGGCCAAGCGCGATGTCGGACCGTTCGAGCTTCTAGAGGCGCGAGCCCATATCGAAGGTGAGGCGGCCGCGCTGGCGGCGCAACATATCGACGATGACGAAGTGATGGCGCTGGAGGCGCTCGTTGCCGAGATGGAAACCGAAAACGGGCGTGATGTCGTCATGTCGGAGGATGCGGATCGGCGCTTTCACATGGCTATTGCCGCCGCGACAAAGAATTCGGCGATGGAGCAGGCGGTCGAGGCTCTGTGGGAGGCACGCAACCAGTCGCTGCAGAATGTCCGTTTCCTCGAGAAAGTCAGGGCAGAAGGCATAAAGCCGCGTATCGATGAGCACATGGCGGTGATGACGGCGCTGAAGAACCGGGATCCGAATGCCGCGCGGGCGGCAATGCGCACCCATCTGCGCGGCGTAGCCGACATGGTTTTCCAAGCGACCGAGGCCGAGGCAGTCGAACGTGCGCGTGCCGAAGTCGCCAGTCAGCGCCGACGGTTTCAATTAGGAGAATGA
- a CDS encoding methyl-accepting chemotaxis protein — translation MNNKPRIGGGMVSQTIAAEREVFVEKREWRERLRLFDPDNRLPELLHGLNSILQEHYESFLQRQLEIAKMDPALGGAIETIVGEAGRADALAQYHARFTPPLDDSFAAYTQRFGRLLVSKNASPSTGMAMVSCAYGEAMKVVLETMEGEDLARAARAIRMLTSIESDILVGSMHEALHARYLSEISQRAVEFEDSVLATVAQLSETAERLKSSSGSAGEVSRELQDTSATMAASAQQSATAMEQAKATLVHLENAVIKVQASVASTDDAAKVAGQRADAAASNADQLGDSSKRIQSIVKLIKTIAEQTQILSLNATIEAARAGQAGSGFAVVANEVKELASKTQIAAGDIKIQAEDILAAARHSVDAAEDINRRMSTIGEWTESSRNEIDSQLQNLRIVVEAIAETFLSAEHLLGGVSTIDDFAGQMTARSQEVEEDFARVEDLLARLSANVGAYSNSLRSMIAEQEIAEDHGV, via the coding sequence TTGAATAACAAGCCGCGCATCGGAGGGGGAATGGTTTCGCAAACAATTGCCGCAGAACGCGAAGTGTTCGTGGAAAAAAGAGAATGGCGGGAACGCCTGAGACTATTCGATCCGGATAACCGGCTGCCCGAATTGCTGCACGGATTGAACAGCATTCTACAAGAGCACTACGAGTCTTTTCTCCAGCGACAGCTCGAAATCGCCAAGATGGATCCCGCGCTTGGAGGCGCGATCGAAACGATCGTTGGAGAGGCGGGGCGTGCCGACGCCTTGGCGCAGTATCACGCGCGCTTCACGCCTCCGCTCGACGACAGCTTCGCCGCCTACACGCAGCGCTTCGGGCGCCTGCTCGTCTCAAAGAACGCTTCGCCCAGCACCGGTATGGCAATGGTTTCGTGCGCATATGGCGAGGCCATGAAAGTCGTACTGGAAACCATGGAAGGTGAAGATCTGGCCCGCGCCGCCCGAGCGATCAGAATGCTGACCTCCATCGAGTCGGATATTCTCGTTGGTTCGATGCACGAGGCGCTGCATGCTCGTTATCTGTCGGAGATTAGCCAGCGAGCTGTCGAATTCGAGGACAGTGTGCTTGCAACCGTGGCGCAGCTTTCCGAAACTGCAGAGCGGCTTAAATCGAGTTCTGGGAGTGCCGGTGAAGTGTCTCGCGAATTGCAGGACACGAGCGCGACCATGGCTGCATCGGCTCAGCAGAGTGCGACCGCCATGGAGCAAGCAAAGGCGACGCTCGTCCATCTCGAAAATGCTGTTATCAAAGTACAGGCGAGCGTCGCTTCGACTGATGATGCTGCCAAAGTGGCCGGGCAACGCGCAGATGCAGCGGCTTCCAATGCGGACCAGCTGGGCGATAGCAGCAAGCGCATCCAGTCGATCGTCAAATTGATCAAGACGATTGCCGAGCAAACGCAGATACTTTCCCTCAACGCGACGATCGAGGCGGCTCGTGCAGGCCAGGCGGGAAGCGGTTTCGCAGTTGTGGCGAACGAAGTGAAGGAACTTGCCTCGAAAACGCAGATTGCTGCGGGTGATATCAAGATCCAGGCGGAAGACATCCTCGCCGCTGCCAGACACAGTGTGGACGCGGCTGAAGATATCAATCGTCGAATGAGCACGATTGGTGAATGGACGGAAAGTTCGCGCAATGAGATCGACAGCCAATTGCAGAATCTCCGCATCGTCGTGGAAGCTATTGCCGAGACATTTCTCAGCGCCGAGCATCTTCTTGGTGGGGTATCCACAATCGACGACTTTGCCGGCCAAATGACAGCTCGGTCGCAGGAAGTCGAAGAGGATTTCGCGCGGGTGGAAGACCTGTTGGCGCGGCTGTCCGCCAATGTAGGCGCCTACAGTAATTCGCTGCGCTCGATGATCGCGGAGCAGGAAATTGCCGAGGATCACGGCGTCTAG
- a CDS encoding TonB-dependent receptor gives MALAACLAWQPAFGQEQQPADPEDEQSDENVIIVEGFRGAIESALDQEREADGLVSIVTADDIGQFGDPTVAESLQRISGVSINRENGEGQQVSIRGLPTEFATVTIDGTRLGTSDSNINSTNLDFFSADNLSQIEVNKTLTPEQDADAIAGSVNLQSTTAFRRGRDAISLRAEMGYQDRNEAFNPAISGDITRIFDVGSDSRIGIAAGFAWSDRDTFTDQTEVGDGLFFLVNEGSLEDPEYDDADDCTDEDTVECFLRPREFDLRVDERSRERLSLNGALEFETGRTLLRLIGNYSTVDTLRINDRQTFALDRSNRDREIDDLGTFSGNITDARSERRIRPQNIDDEVFTIAFEGETGFGTDWTLFYGGDYSSNSRVSDQTEGRFRADDIRLIYENLSAEGVDVVLEQEDDDEADPNDPFDWELNNDQINQRFEDSQDEFVTLYADLQRDFALFGRDADIKVGVQNRSRERDFDFDRFEYLVDDAPSLGDFVISDSPDFTRLDISYGVDRDRLFTALDQLVAGGTLLGPEDLGNGVILNSIASDYTAEEDTLAGYLQLTFEPFDNVQVIGGFRVERSEFSSTGSRVRDVEFSAEATDVLEDALDDGGVAQATIDAFVAGRSAFVSVDPFSGENSYTEFFPSLNIRWEPTDTLVVRASYTEGLKRPEFREAAAILQFRAREQGLDEDTLQDIIDDDFGGSLASIAEAEAAIAAAVAEDGDPRFENDAPEVRDPTLDPLTSRNYDASISWYPSRNTALSVAFFYKEISNFIFPVGISGDDVIDFGFEPDSGTLEGGGVSRFTTFINGDDASIYGVELNYYQAFTFLPGPLSGLFMQANATIAESEASAPFVDRTFAFPDQSDLIGNLSVGWENDVFSFRAAGVYQGDRLRGLNQAQLDDSNDPAGDILEEERFQLDFSARYEVLEDVQIYFDAINVLEAEDNRFFRGDPSLNGPIFQALEDYGATYQIGVRARF, from the coding sequence ATGGCGCTTGCCGCCTGCCTGGCTTGGCAGCCGGCATTCGGGCAGGAACAGCAGCCCGCCGATCCGGAAGACGAACAATCCGACGAGAACGTCATCATCGTCGAGGGCTTTCGCGGGGCGATCGAAAGCGCATTGGACCAGGAGCGCGAGGCAGACGGCCTCGTCTCGATCGTAACGGCCGACGATATCGGCCAGTTCGGCGATCCGACCGTGGCAGAATCGCTGCAGCGCATCTCTGGCGTGTCGATCAATCGCGAAAATGGCGAGGGACAGCAGGTTTCCATCCGCGGCCTTCCAACGGAGTTCGCGACCGTCACGATCGATGGCACGCGCCTCGGCACGTCGGATTCCAACATCAATTCGACTAATCTCGATTTCTTCTCCGCCGACAATCTGTCGCAGATCGAAGTCAACAAGACGTTGACGCCCGAGCAGGACGCCGATGCGATCGCCGGCTCCGTCAACCTTCAGTCGACCACGGCCTTCCGCCGCGGGCGGGATGCGATCAGCCTCCGCGCGGAAATGGGGTATCAGGATCGCAACGAAGCGTTCAATCCTGCGATTTCCGGCGATATTACGCGCATATTCGATGTGGGATCGGATTCCCGCATTGGCATTGCCGCCGGTTTCGCATGGTCAGACCGCGATACTTTCACCGATCAGACGGAAGTGGGCGACGGGCTGTTCTTCCTCGTGAATGAAGGATCGCTGGAAGATCCGGAATACGACGACGCGGACGATTGCACCGATGAAGACACGGTCGAGTGCTTCCTTCGTCCACGCGAATTCGATCTGCGTGTCGACGAACGCTCGCGTGAGCGGCTTTCGCTGAATGGGGCGCTGGAGTTCGAGACGGGCCGCACCCTGCTGCGCCTGATCGGCAATTATTCCACCGTGGATACGCTGCGCATCAATGACCGACAGACATTTGCGCTCGACAGGTCGAACCGAGACCGTGAGATCGACGATCTCGGCACGTTCTCGGGCAACATCACGGATGCGCGATCGGAAAGGCGCATTCGGCCACAAAATATCGACGACGAGGTTTTCACCATCGCTTTCGAGGGTGAGACCGGTTTCGGCACCGACTGGACGCTGTTTTACGGCGGCGACTATTCCAGCAACAGCCGTGTTTCGGACCAGACCGAAGGCCGTTTCCGCGCCGATGACATTCGACTGATTTACGAAAACCTGTCGGCAGAAGGCGTCGATGTCGTTCTGGAGCAAGAGGACGATGACGAGGCGGACCCGAACGATCCGTTCGACTGGGAGTTGAATAACGATCAGATCAACCAGCGATTTGAAGATTCCCAGGATGAGTTCGTCACGCTCTATGCCGATCTTCAGCGCGACTTCGCCCTTTTTGGCCGCGATGCGGATATCAAAGTCGGCGTGCAAAACCGGTCGCGGGAACGCGATTTCGATTTCGACCGGTTCGAATACCTTGTCGACGATGCGCCATCGCTTGGAGATTTCGTTATTTCCGACAGCCCGGACTTTACCCGTCTCGACATCTCCTACGGTGTCGACCGCGACCGGCTCTTTACCGCGCTCGATCAGCTTGTCGCCGGTGGCACGCTTCTCGGTCCCGAAGATCTTGGAAATGGCGTCATCCTGAATTCGATTGCTTCGGACTACACTGCGGAGGAGGATACGCTTGCAGGGTATCTGCAACTGACCTTCGAACCTTTCGACAATGTCCAGGTAATTGGCGGTTTCCGCGTCGAGCGGTCGGAATTCTCGAGCACAGGATCGCGTGTGCGCGATGTCGAATTCAGCGCCGAAGCAACGGATGTTTTGGAGGACGCGCTTGACGATGGCGGCGTAGCGCAAGCGACGATCGACGCCTTTGTTGCCGGTCGCAGCGCCTTCGTTTCGGTCGATCCCTTCAGCGGCGAAAACTCTTACACCGAGTTTTTCCCGAGCCTGAACATCCGCTGGGAGCCGACGGACACGCTGGTCGTGCGCGCCTCCTACACCGAGGGCCTCAAGCGGCCGGAATTCCGCGAAGCAGCAGCTATCCTACAATTCCGCGCGCGGGAACAGGGCCTGGATGAAGACACCTTGCAGGACATCATCGACGATGATTTCGGCGGATCTCTGGCGAGCATTGCCGAAGCCGAGGCAGCAATTGCTGCGGCTGTGGCCGAAGATGGCGACCCACGGTTCGAGAACGACGCTCCCGAAGTTCGCGACCCGACGCTCGATCCCCTGACATCGCGCAACTACGATGCTTCCATATCATGGTATCCGAGCCGGAATACCGCGCTGTCGGTCGCGTTCTTTTACAAGGAGATCAGCAACTTCATCTTCCCGGTCGGCATTTCCGGCGACGATGTGATCGATTTCGGCTTCGAACCGGATAGCGGCACTCTCGAAGGCGGCGGCGTCAGCCGTTTCACGACCTTCATCAATGGTGACGATGCCTCGATCTACGGCGTCGAACTGAATTACTATCAGGCTTTCACCTTCCTGCCCGGTCCGCTTTCAGGGCTGTTCATGCAGGCGAATGCCACCATCGCCGAAAGCGAAGCCTCGGCACCCTTCGTCGATCGTACATTTGCATTCCCCGATCAGTCGGACCTCATCGGAAACCTGTCTGTCGGCTGGGAAAACGATGTGTTTTCCTTCCGCGCCGCGGGTGTTTATCAGGGCGATCGTCTAAGGGGCCTGAACCAGGCTCAGCTAGACGACAGCAACGACCCGGCAGGGGATATTCTTGAGGAAGAGCGTTTCCAGCTGGATTTCAGCGCGCGCTACGAAGTGCTGGAGGACGTGCAAATCTATTTCGATGCGATCAACGTGCTCGAAGCCGAAGACAACCGCTTCTTCCGCGGCGATCCAAGCCTCAATGGCCCGATCTTCCAGGCGCTGGAAGATTACGGTGCCACATACCAAATCGGCGTGCGTGCGCGCTTCTAG
- a CDS encoding glycoside hydrolase family 28 protein, translated as MSTTLLASVPFLPGCVTRSAPGFPLADPWAEAERIVQSIRTVDIPPRDFPVLDFGSAADLGSDIRPAITAAIDAAHAAGGGRVVVPAGDWNCDGPIHLRSNIALHLSEGSLLRFLPTVENYLPPVRTRWEGTDVYTYSPMIYAEDCENVAITGSGVVDGQGEQYWLPWRETQNPIKRVLRDMGRDGVPVEERVFVGERRLRPYFVQFNRCRRVLVDGPEFRNSPFWMIHPLYCEDVIVRNIRCVSEHINSDGVDPDSTRRVLIENCDFNVGDDGVSLKSGRDQDGWRVGIPTQDVVVRNCVFSGNTGGGMAIGSEMSGGVRNVFVDGYRLPQAKHTLYFKANLDRGGRISDVYIRNIEAGATRSLLVFTNDYHSYRGGTYPPVFENVLVENVQVGTTGVGISIDGHETAPVRNVVLRNISMGAAEYPLKVSNAENVSLSRVSVGGRQLSLSDAIPVDNEALEGY; from the coding sequence ATGAGCACCACGCTTCTTGCAAGCGTGCCATTCCTCCCGGGCTGCGTGACGCGCTCGGCACCTGGCTTCCCGCTCGCCGATCCCTGGGCTGAGGCTGAGCGCATCGTCCAAAGCATTCGTACGGTGGACATCCCTCCCCGCGACTTTCCGGTCTTGGATTTCGGCTCGGCGGCCGATTTGGGCAGCGATATACGGCCGGCCATCACGGCAGCCATCGACGCCGCCCATGCAGCCGGGGGTGGCCGCGTGGTCGTTCCGGCAGGGGATTGGAATTGTGACGGGCCGATCCATCTGCGCTCGAACATCGCGCTGCACCTGTCCGAAGGTTCGCTTCTGCGCTTCCTGCCCACCGTTGAAAACTACCTGCCGCCGGTGCGCACGCGCTGGGAAGGCACAGATGTCTACACCTATTCGCCGATGATCTACGCCGAAGACTGCGAGAATGTCGCGATCACCGGCAGCGGCGTGGTCGATGGCCAGGGCGAACAATATTGGCTGCCATGGCGCGAAACCCAAAATCCCATCAAGCGCGTATTGCGCGACATGGGCCGCGATGGCGTGCCAGTGGAAGAGCGGGTTTTCGTCGGTGAGCGGCGCCTGCGACCCTATTTCGTCCAGTTCAACCGGTGTCGACGCGTGCTGGTCGACGGTCCGGAATTTCGCAATTCGCCTTTCTGGATGATCCATCCGCTCTATTGCGAGGATGTCATCGTGCGGAATATCCGGTGTGTTTCCGAACACATCAATTCCGATGGTGTCGATCCGGACAGCACCAGGCGCGTCCTGATCGAGAACTGCGATTTCAATGTCGGGGATGATGGCGTGTCGCTGAAATCCGGCCGAGACCAGGACGGTTGGCGGGTCGGCATTCCGACGCAGGACGTGGTCGTGCGCAATTGCGTGTTCAGCGGCAATACCGGCGGCGGCATGGCGATCGGCTCAGAAATGTCGGGCGGTGTGCGCAATGTCTTCGTCGACGGCTACCGCCTGCCACAAGCCAAGCACACGCTGTATTTCAAGGCCAATCTGGATCGCGGCGGCCGGATCAGCGATGTGTACATCCGCAATATCGAGGCGGGCGCAACGAGATCGCTCCTCGTCTTCACCAATGACTATCACTCCTATCGCGGCGGAACATATCCGCCCGTGTTCGAGAATGTCCTTGTCGAAAACGTGCAGGTGGGGACCACGGGGGTCGGGATTTCCATCGACGGGCACGAAACGGCACCGGTGCGCAACGTCGTGCTACGCAACATATCCATGGGCGCGGCCGAATACCCGCTGAAAGTCAGCAATGCGGAGAATGTCTCGCTGTCCCGCGTATCGGTCGGCGGACGGCAGCTTTCGCTCAGCGATGCCATCCCGGTCGACAACGAGGCATTGGAGGGCTATTAG
- a CDS encoding efflux RND transporter permease subunit, whose product MGVYGIKLERMSLATLVIALGLLVDNGIVVAEDFKKRISDGVDRREAVTQTGRELALPLLASTATTVMVFYPLIASQDGSAEYTRNISIVILISLSVSWLIAMLVTPMLCYWFAQPDKEGDERSTVRKKVDSAFDWANTRYEKLLRWALVHRVIFVASMVAALVLSGMSLQFVQQKFFPASDRPQLLIYADMPVGTSSRATDRMIQDLSQFIADEDRYPDIESVASYAGFGGPRFVLSLAPSDPAPNRGFFVLNAKDVEARDAAVESLRRELAVAFPEARLRVTGMFLGPSDPNILQVQVRGPDDAVLLETGEKLADIFRSVDGTIDVFSDWENPSLQYAIELDQVSARAAGISSASVSSALSGFFSGVPAGVFRDGDDNVPIVIRATDSERTDPGALEGVTVARADGQAVPLSSVAQASLVPQQGRIHTEDLIRTLTIEGRPTAITPQDMVPTVQEQIDELEATLPAGHFIEWDGIIAESAEGNEAIFGALPIVIAAIIMLLVAQFGGFRRAAVIFVTMPLLLIGAAIGLHIMRADFGFMVILGLFALIGILINSAIVLVDRIDLERAAAGDEELERDVGNPPELSGQDEETTDANDQDSVLTKAIISASLRRFRPIIMTTITTVVGLLPLMIAQDVLFYGMASVIAFGLLVGTVLTLGVVPVLYAWFFGAEKENAAR is encoded by the coding sequence ATGGGCGTTTACGGCATCAAGCTGGAACGCATGAGCCTTGCCACGCTGGTTATCGCGCTTGGTTTGCTGGTCGATAACGGCATCGTCGTCGCGGAGGATTTCAAGAAGCGCATTTCTGACGGGGTCGATCGGCGCGAAGCCGTGACTCAAACGGGCCGCGAACTGGCCCTGCCTTTGCTCGCCTCTACCGCGACCACCGTGATGGTGTTCTATCCCCTGATTGCCTCGCAAGATGGATCGGCGGAATACACGCGCAACATCTCGATCGTTATCCTGATTTCGCTTTCCGTGTCCTGGCTGATCGCGATGCTGGTCACGCCCATGTTGTGTTACTGGTTTGCGCAGCCGGACAAAGAAGGTGATGAGCGTAGCACCGTTCGAAAGAAGGTCGACAGTGCCTTCGACTGGGCGAACACCCGTTACGAAAAGCTGTTGCGCTGGGCGCTCGTCCACCGCGTGATCTTCGTCGCCTCTATGGTTGCGGCATTGGTCCTGTCGGGGATGTCGCTGCAATTCGTACAGCAGAAATTCTTTCCGGCATCCGACCGTCCGCAGCTGCTGATTTATGCCGATATGCCGGTCGGCACATCGAGCCGGGCGACAGATCGGATGATCCAGGATTTGTCGCAATTCATCGCCGACGAGGACCGGTATCCCGATATCGAAAGCGTAGCATCTTACGCCGGTTTTGGCGGGCCGCGCTTTGTGCTGTCGCTTGCCCCGTCGGACCCGGCGCCCAACCGCGGCTTTTTCGTTCTCAATGCCAAGGATGTGGAGGCCCGGGACGCGGCAGTGGAGAGCCTGCGCCGTGAATTGGCGGTCGCCTTCCCCGAAGCGCGGCTGCGCGTCACCGGCATGTTCCTGGGGCCGAGCGACCCCAATATCCTGCAGGTCCAGGTGCGCGGGCCCGACGACGCCGTGTTGCTCGAAACGGGTGAGAAACTCGCCGATATCTTCCGCTCCGTCGACGGAACGATCGATGTCTTTTCCGACTGGGAAAATCCATCGCTGCAATATGCCATCGAGCTGGATCAGGTTTCGGCACGTGCTGCTGGCATAAGCTCCGCCTCCGTCTCGAGCGCCTTGTCCGGTTTCTTCAGCGGTGTTCCCGCCGGCGTCTTCCGGGATGGTGACGACAACGTGCCGATCGTTATCCGCGCGACCGATAGCGAGCGGACCGATCCGGGGGCTTTGGAAGGCGTGACCGTCGCGCGCGCCGACGGTCAGGCAGTCCCGTTATCCAGCGTGGCGCAGGCCTCGCTCGTGCCGCAGCAGGGACGCATCCATACGGAAGACCTCATCCGCACGCTCACCATCGAAGGGCGGCCTACGGCAATCACTCCGCAAGACATGGTGCCGACGGTTCAAGAACAGATCGACGAACTCGAAGCCACCTTGCCGGCGGGCCACTTTATCGAGTGGGATGGCATCATCGCTGAAAGCGCCGAGGGCAATGAAGCGATCTTCGGCGCGCTGCCGATAGTGATTGCCGCGATCATCATGCTACTGGTTGCACAGTTCGGCGGGTTTCGGCGGGCAGCGGTGATTTTCGTCACGATGCCATTGCTGCTGATCGGCGCGGCCATCGGCCTTCATATCATGCGCGCGGATTTCGGTTTCATGGTGATCCTGGGTCTGTTCGCGCTGATCGGTATTCTCATCAACAGTGCCATCGTGCTGGTCGATCGCATCGATCTCGAACGCGCTGCGGCAGGTGACGAAGAACTGGAGCGGGATGTGGGAAATCCGCCTGAACTGAGCGGGCAGGATGAAGAGACGACAGACGCGAACGATCAGGATTCCGTGCTGACGAAGGCAATTATCAGCGCTTCCCTGCGCCGGTTCCGGCCGATTATCATGACGACGATTACCACCGTCGTCGGTCTTTTGCCTCTGATGATCGCGCAGGACGTCCTGTTCTACGGCATGGCGTCAGTCATCGCGTTCGGACTGCTCGTCGGTACGGTGCTGACGTTAGGCGTCGTCCCCGTGCTGTATGCGTGGTTCTTCGGTGCGGAAAAGGAAAACGCCGCACGGTAA
- a CDS encoding TetR/AcrR family transcriptional regulator, with the protein MSLSFLICLSANNLPIGRAVPDLLTARLPLYGKLVEEQTLRRRQVAQCALRVFMERGYAGASMSEVARRAEISKASLYHHFTSKEDMLVQALTVDTGDALSALERLAMDRETPAEHRLLEAFGYAHDAILSGSMGRLLTVLAQAGRDVPEIARGFHEKVIVRFRSALVSIYADAIADGTFRDLTPREMEQVIVGPLLSISLTSSLVQNATELHASNLSGTDRDSYVALMTKLLRKE; encoded by the coding sequence ATGTCGTTGTCCTTTCTAATCTGCCTCAGCGCCAATAACCTACCGATCGGTCGGGCGGTTCCCGATTTGCTTACGGCTCGGCTGCCGCTGTATGGGAAGCTAGTGGAAGAACAGACTTTACGCAGGCGTCAGGTCGCACAATGCGCGCTGAGGGTATTCATGGAACGGGGCTATGCCGGCGCGTCCATGTCGGAGGTCGCGCGCAGAGCGGAAATTTCCAAAGCCAGTCTCTATCACCACTTCACATCGAAAGAGGACATGCTGGTGCAGGCTCTCACCGTGGATACCGGTGACGCGCTATCGGCTCTCGAAAGACTGGCAATGGACCGGGAGACACCGGCTGAACATCGTCTTCTTGAAGCATTCGGCTATGCGCATGACGCAATCCTGAGTGGTTCGATGGGGCGATTACTGACCGTGCTTGCGCAGGCGGGCCGTGATGTTCCGGAAATTGCCCGCGGTTTTCATGAAAAGGTCATCGTCAGGTTTCGGTCAGCATTGGTCTCTATCTACGCCGACGCGATAGCCGATGGGACGTTTCGTGACCTGACACCGCGCGAGATGGAGCAGGTGATCGTAGGTCCCTTGCTCAGCATCTCCCTGACGTCCAGCCTTGTCCAGAATGCGACCGAACTGCACGCGTCAAACCTGTCAGGGACCGACCGCGACAGTTACGTCGCTCTGATGACAAAATTGTTGCGCAAGGAGTGA